The proteins below come from a single Flavobacteriales bacterium genomic window:
- a CDS encoding isopenicillin N synthase family oxygenase yields the protein MDMKIPVIDISPLIEMNDHASAMETAKRIRQACREHGFFYIQNHGISESLQEKLEQFSKEFFSLSEKEKMEIAMQKGGSAWRGYFPVGNEFTSGKPDQKEGLYFGTELTSEHPKVTSKTPMHGGNLFPQDPKELRETVLAYMHEVTKVGHAVLRGIALSLQLPHNHFESSITKDPFILLRVFHYPKVEVQDENWGGVGEHTDYGLLTILKQDDCGGLEVRSNGEWIAAPPIANTFVCNIGDMLDLMTGGLYVSTPHRVKNTSGKNRLSFPLFFDPNFDAVVKPIPGFEKSVADHASRWDGQNAYDFKGKYGDYVVVKVSKVFPELFRGISNPDDNN from the coding sequence ATGGACATGAAGATTCCGGTTATCGATATTTCGCCACTTATTGAGATGAATGACCATGCAAGCGCCATGGAAACGGCCAAGCGCATTCGTCAAGCATGTCGCGAACATGGATTCTTTTACATCCAGAATCATGGTATCTCCGAATCACTACAGGAGAAATTGGAACAATTCAGTAAAGAATTTTTCTCCCTGTCTGAAAAGGAGAAGATGGAAATTGCCATGCAGAAAGGCGGTTCTGCTTGGCGGGGTTATTTCCCTGTCGGGAATGAATTCACTTCCGGAAAACCAGACCAGAAAGAAGGACTCTATTTCGGAACCGAACTTACTTCCGAGCATCCTAAAGTGACCTCGAAAACCCCGATGCATGGAGGCAATCTGTTCCCACAGGATCCAAAAGAATTGAGAGAAACCGTTCTGGCCTATATGCATGAAGTGACCAAAGTTGGGCATGCCGTTCTTCGTGGAATCGCGCTCAGTTTGCAACTTCCTCACAATCATTTCGAATCATCCATCACAAAAGATCCATTTATTCTCCTTCGTGTTTTCCACTACCCGAAAGTTGAAGTGCAAGATGAGAACTGGGGGGGCGTTGGCGAACATACCGATTACGGATTGCTTACGATCTTAAAACAAGATGACTGTGGTGGATTGGAAGTGAGATCGAACGGAGAATGGATCGCTGCCCCGCCCATTGCAAACACATTCGTTTGCAACATTGGCGACATGCTTGATCTCATGACAGGTGGTCTTTATGTATCAACGCCTCATCGCGTCAAGAACACATCCGGTAAGAACAGACTCTCTTTTCCGCTCTTCTTCGACCCCAATTTTGATGCGGTCGTCAAACCAATTCCCGGTTTTGAAAAAAGTGTGGCCGACCACGCTTCACGTTGGGATGGCCAGAATGCTTACGACTTCAAAGGAAAATATGGCGATTATGTGGTTGTGAAAGTTTCCAAGGTGTTTCCCGAACTGTTTCGAGGAATTTCGAATCCGGACGATAACAACTAA
- a CDS encoding T9SS type A sorting domain-containing protein: protein MKRHLLFSFFLLASVELFAQCVPATDFSGSGIAFRPTALPPVFACTDCGDKEVVLSLQTFADTTLTIELSPGNPLDVTVFADRFRLDSIAGLPAGLSYTTDAAFDTTYDAVENPFGYWINPGDTTTGFQQTTGCISITGSAAAWTAAAGGGPNSDGLYPLTVFLDARAANFSPSAIGGYVGYDVWLTDMGVLLDAFGDTNFTVHGIRLDGNTLDVRASGVGIDEADSEGFTKVMNQPNPFGLSTVITFNSSKAKAVEFAVFNILGDQLAAKRIQANQGVNRFEFDRNGLPAGVYFYSISDGNAVITKKMVIE, encoded by the coding sequence ATGAAACGACACTTACTTTTCTCATTCTTCTTGCTGGCATCAGTTGAACTGTTTGCTCAATGCGTTCCTGCAACTGATTTCTCTGGTTCCGGAATCGCTTTCAGACCAACTGCGTTGCCTCCTGTTTTTGCGTGTACCGATTGCGGGGACAAAGAGGTGGTTCTCAGTCTACAGACATTTGCCGATACCACGCTGACGATCGAACTCTCGCCAGGAAATCCGTTGGATGTAACGGTATTTGCTGATCGCTTTCGTTTGGATTCGATCGCTGGCCTGCCAGCTGGATTGAGCTACACGACAGATGCTGCTTTCGATACCACGTATGATGCGGTAGAGAATCCGTTCGGTTATTGGATAAATCCCGGTGACACGACAACTGGTTTTCAGCAGACCACAGGTTGCATCAGCATCACAGGTTCGGCTGCTGCTTGGACTGCAGCCGCAGGCGGAGGCCCGAACAGCGATGGACTTTATCCTCTGACTGTTTTCTTGGATGCACGTGCAGCTAATTTCTCACCATCTGCCATTGGTGGATATGTGGGTTATGATGTATGGTTGACCGATATGGGCGTGCTTCTGGATGCCTTTGGCGATACCAATTTTACGGTTCATGGAATCCGTTTGGATGGGAACACACTTGATGTGCGCGCCAGCGGAGTAGGAATTGACGAAGCGGATTCGGAAGGGTTTACGAAGGTTATGAATCAACCCAATCCATTTGGCTTAAGCACGGTCATCACTTTCAATTCTTCAAAAGCCAAGGCTGTTGAGTTTGCAGTATTCAACATTTTGGGAGATCAACTGGCTGCAAAAAGAATTCAGGCCAATCAAGGTGTCAACCGATTTGAGTTCGATAGAAATGGCCTACCTGCCGGTGTTTACTTCTATTCCATTTCGGATGGAAATGCGGTGATCACCAAGAAAATGGTCATTGAATAG
- a CDS encoding EamA family transporter produces the protein MLISTFAFSLMQLCVKYLHHLPTHELILFRSAISLILSLSYLLPKKINPLGVNRKFLLLRGVFGVTALSLFFITLQHIPLASAVTIQYLSPVFTAIIAIFMLDEKMRPVQWLFFGLAFVGVAFMKGFDERVSLFYLLLGLGSALFAGAAYNCIRIVKDTDHPLVVVLYFPLVATPIMLVLSYFNWVTPIGWDWLLLLLLGIFTQIGQVFMTKALQLEKANLVTSMKYLGSIYALAYGYFLFGESYDLFGLLGILLVLAGVILNVTLKPKADFNA, from the coding sequence ATGCTCATCAGCACATTTGCATTCTCGTTGATGCAACTCTGCGTCAAGTATCTGCATCACCTCCCAACACACGAACTCATTCTTTTCAGAAGCGCTATTTCACTCATTCTTAGTTTGAGCTACCTGCTTCCCAAGAAGATAAATCCGCTTGGCGTCAATCGGAAATTCTTGCTGTTGCGGGGTGTTTTCGGAGTAACGGCATTGAGTCTGTTCTTCATCACTTTGCAACATATACCGTTGGCGAGTGCCGTGACCATTCAATACCTCTCACCCGTCTTCACCGCCATCATCGCCATCTTCATGCTGGACGAAAAAATGCGTCCCGTGCAATGGCTGTTTTTCGGGTTGGCTTTTGTTGGAGTAGCGTTTATGAAAGGGTTTGACGAAAGGGTCTCTTTGTTCTATCTGCTTCTCGGATTGGGCTCTGCCCTCTTTGCTGGTGCGGCCTACAATTGCATCCGAATTGTAAAAGACACCGATCATCCGCTGGTGGTTGTTCTATATTTTCCTTTGGTGGCCACGCCCATCATGCTGGTTCTGTCCTATTTCAACTGGGTAACCCCGATAGGTTGGGATTGGTTACTACTGTTGCTGTTGGGGATTTTCACACAGATCGGCCAGGTGTTTATGACAAAAGCACTTCAATTGGAAAAGGCCAATCTTGTAACAAGCATGAAGTACCTGGGATCCATTTATGCATTAGCATACGGCTACTTCCTGTTCGGTGAAAGCTATGATCTTTTCGGTCTTTTAGGAATTCTACTGGTATTGGCAGGCGTTATCCTGAATGTAACCTTGAAGCCGAAAGCAGATTTCAACGCATAA
- a CDS encoding OmpA family protein, with product MKLLPTASLLFLCLNLLAQPKKHSVFFEHDSYEVSNAQEEELMTWLNTFSDTATKVEVIGFTDHLGSNGYNQKLSEERAKTVADLLERQGKFHYRMSITDAKGESEAEQFEDARRNPKDRRVDVMVSIKPKPTAKPIEKTEPIAIEEPQSDALKTDSDLLVRAEVGQTVVLRNLNFFPGRHYLIPAALPELERLAQILKENPTMEIEIQGHICCKLDTLDGLDVNTGTYSLSFNRSEYIFNQLVLAGIEPERMSYRGFAGGRPLVKPEMTETDRQRNRRVEIKILKK from the coding sequence ATGAAACTTCTACCCACCGCTTCCCTCCTATTTCTCTGCTTGAATCTTCTTGCACAACCCAAGAAGCATTCGGTGTTTTTTGAGCATGACAGCTATGAGGTTTCGAACGCACAGGAAGAAGAACTGATGACATGGCTGAATACATTTTCAGACACCGCCACCAAAGTAGAGGTCATCGGTTTTACCGACCATCTGGGTTCCAATGGTTACAATCAGAAACTCTCTGAAGAACGTGCGAAAACGGTAGCCGACCTGCTGGAAAGACAGGGCAAGTTCCACTATAGAATGAGTATTACTGATGCAAAAGGCGAGTCGGAAGCAGAACAATTTGAGGATGCAAGAAGAAACCCAAAAGACAGGCGCGTGGATGTGATGGTTTCGATAAAGCCAAAACCAACCGCAAAACCTATAGAAAAAACAGAACCGATTGCAATAGAAGAACCGCAATCGGATGCTCTAAAGACAGATTCGGACCTCTTGGTCCGTGCAGAGGTCGGACAGACAGTTGTGCTGCGCAACCTGAACTTCTTTCCTGGAAGACATTATCTCATTCCAGCGGCATTGCCCGAACTGGAGCGGCTTGCGCAGATACTGAAAGAGAATCCGACCATGGAAATTGAGATCCAAGGTCACATCTGTTGCAAACTCGACACATTGGACGGCTTGGATGTGAACACGGGAACTTACAGCCTTTCATTCAACCGTTCCGAATACATCTTCAATCAGTTGGTGCTGGCAGGCATTGAGCCTGAAAGAATGAGTTATCGGGGTTTTGCGGGAGGCCGTCCGTTGGTGAAACCTGAAATGACCGAAACCGACCGTCAGCGCAACCGAAGGGTAGAGATAAAGATCTTGAAAAAGTGA
- a CDS encoding exopolysaccharide biosynthesis polyprenyl glycosylphosphotransferase: protein MNRRLQTFKYILFDWIAASVAWSLFFYYRKAFVESSKYGIQILVEMDQRFIQGLVLIPIFWLLFYTVLGTYRKVYRKSRLKEFFQTILSTVIGVTFLFFALILDDVVLNHRTYYQSYAVLFGLHFTLTFLVRFMLSSITAGKIHRREIGFPTLMIGSDANAVELFQELENQQQASGNLFKGFIRVKKRESYPLEDHLPFLGDQDKLQEVIQEHRIEEVIIALESSEHQDLQHILNELEGTDVIVKVIPDMYDILSGSVRMDSIYGTPLIQVTQDIMAPWQQVTKRAGDIVLSSLALIVLSPVYLATSLFVKLSSPGPIFYAQERIGKGGKPFMIYKFRSMVVDAEKMGPALSSDHDPRITSFGRFMRKVRLDEIPQFYNVLIGDMSLVGPRPERQHFIDQIVLKAPHYKHLLKVKPGITSWGMVKYGYAENVDQMIRRMKFDLLYIENMSLLVDIKILIYTVQTVMMGRGK, encoded by the coding sequence ATGAACCGAAGGCTACAGACGTTCAAATACATCCTTTTTGATTGGATTGCCGCTTCGGTGGCTTGGAGCCTTTTCTTCTACTACCGAAAAGCATTTGTAGAAAGCAGCAAATACGGCATTCAGATCTTGGTGGAAATGGATCAGCGGTTCATTCAGGGGCTGGTGCTGATACCGATATTCTGGCTGCTTTTCTATACCGTTCTTGGCACCTATCGCAAGGTTTATCGCAAATCCAGACTGAAGGAGTTTTTCCAGACAATTCTCAGTACGGTCATCGGTGTCACCTTCCTGTTTTTTGCCCTTATTTTGGATGATGTGGTGCTGAACCATCGCACGTATTATCAATCGTATGCGGTGCTGTTCGGGCTTCATTTTACACTAACGTTTCTGGTCCGTTTCATGCTCTCCTCCATCACGGCAGGAAAGATCCATCGCAGAGAGATAGGTTTCCCAACGCTGATGATAGGAAGCGATGCCAATGCCGTGGAACTCTTTCAGGAACTGGAAAATCAGCAGCAGGCATCGGGCAACCTTTTCAAAGGTTTTATCCGCGTGAAGAAGCGCGAAAGCTATCCGCTGGAAGATCACCTACCATTTCTGGGTGATCAGGACAAATTGCAAGAAGTGATCCAAGAACACCGCATCGAAGAGGTGATCATTGCATTGGAATCGAGCGAGCATCAAGACCTGCAGCATATTCTCAACGAATTGGAAGGAACGGATGTCATTGTCAAAGTGATTCCCGACATGTACGACATCCTTTCGGGTTCTGTAAGAATGGATTCCATTTACGGCACGCCATTGATCCAGGTCACGCAAGACATCATGGCGCCATGGCAGCAGGTGACCAAACGCGCTGGAGACATCGTTCTGTCATCACTTGCCTTGATCGTGCTCAGCCCAGTTTATCTGGCTACGTCATTGTTCGTAAAACTGAGCAGCCCCGGCCCGATTTTCTATGCACAGGAACGCATCGGGAAAGGAGGAAAACCGTTCATGATCTACAAGTTTCGATCCATGGTGGTGGATGCCGAAAAAATGGGGCCAGCGCTTTCCAGCGATCACGACCCACGCATTACATCATTCGGTCGGTTTATGCGGAAAGTTCGTTTGGATGAAATTCCACAGTTCTACAATGTGCTTATTGGAGACATGAGCCTTGTCGGCCCGCGGCCAGAAAGGCAGCACTTCATCGATCAGATCGTGCTGAAAGCTCCACATTACAAGCATCTGCTGAAAGTAAAACCCGGAATCACCTCTTGGGGAATGGTAAAATACGGCTACGCAGAAAATGTAGATCAGATGATCAGACGGATGAAATTCGATCTGCTTTACATTGAGAACATGAGTCTTTTGGTGGACATCAAAATCCTGATTTACACCGTCCAAACGGTTATGATGGGACGCGGGAAGTAG
- a CDS encoding gfo/Idh/MocA family oxidoreductase has translation MKNLKVGVLGAGHLGKIHLKLLKETEGYDLVGFYDPDNGQADIAKEQFEIPAFESIEELIDAVDVVDVVTPTLSHFECASLALRRSKHVFIEKPVTNTLEEAESLMKLAEEAKVKVQIGHVERFNPAFISGRPYIDHPMFIESHRLAQFNPRGTDVPVVMDLMIHDIDIILSIVNSNIKRISASGVSVVSDTPDIANARIEFGNGCVANITASRISLKNMRKTRIFQRDAYIAIDFLKKKAEVVRIDDAEVATSTNDMYIELADKTKRRINFEFPQVEENNAIQEELRAFRECIENDARPAVTIQDGYNALQVAHQIVSKLNLDANLLTSSI, from the coding sequence ATGAAAAACCTGAAGGTCGGTGTGTTGGGAGCGGGGCACCTCGGTAAGATTCATCTGAAGTTACTGAAGGAAACCGAAGGCTACGATCTCGTGGGATTTTACGACCCCGATAATGGACAGGCCGACATTGCCAAAGAACAGTTCGAAATACCAGCATTTGAGAGTATTGAAGAATTGATAGACGCAGTGGATGTGGTAGACGTGGTCACTCCCACTCTTTCGCATTTTGAATGTGCTTCGTTGGCTTTGCGAAGATCGAAACATGTGTTCATCGAAAAACCCGTGACCAACACATTGGAAGAAGCTGAAAGCTTGATGAAACTGGCCGAAGAGGCGAAAGTGAAAGTGCAGATCGGTCATGTGGAGCGCTTCAACCCTGCGTTCATCTCAGGCAGACCGTACATCGATCATCCCATGTTCATTGAGAGCCACCGGTTGGCACAGTTCAATCCACGTGGCACCGATGTTCCAGTAGTGATGGATCTGATGATCCATGACATCGACATCATTCTCAGCATTGTCAACTCCAACATCAAGCGCATCAGTGCCAGCGGAGTTTCGGTGGTGAGCGACACGCCCGACATTGCCAATGCCCGCATCGAATTCGGAAATGGTTGCGTGGCCAACATCACGGCCAGTCGCATTTCACTCAAGAACATGCGCAAAACGCGCATCTTTCAGCGCGATGCCTATATCGCCATCGACTTTCTGAAAAAGAAGGCCGAAGTGGTGCGAATTGATGATGCAGAAGTGGCGACCAGCACCAACGACATGTACATTGAGTTGGCCGACAAGACCAAACGTAGGATCAATTTCGAATTTCCACAGGTGGAAGAAAACAACGCCATTCAAGAAGAGCTGCGCGCTTTTAGAGAATGTATTGAGAATGATGCACGGCCGGCCGTAACAATTCAGGACGGTTACAACGCCTTGCAAGTGGCGCATCAGATCGTATCGAAACTGAACCTCGATGCCAACCTTCTTACCTCCAGTATATAA
- a CDS encoding protein-L-isoaspartate(D-aspartate) O-methyltransferase — MKDTHKQQGSRRKLVEHLREKGIKDENVLKAIGKVPRHLFLDSAFERFAYEDRPFSIGAGQTISQPYTVAIQSELLQVKRGMKVLEIGTGSGYQASVLYEMGAKVFTIERIKELYDRTSKLLPKLGYLVKTFFGDGNLGVPVWAPYDRIIITAGAPIVPEGLLGQLKPGGIMVIPVSNGDEEIMKTITKKENGEFVIAEHGSFRFVPLLEDKDQ, encoded by the coding sequence GTGAAGGACACGCACAAGCAGCAGGGTAGCAGAAGGAAACTGGTAGAGCATCTGAGAGAAAAGGGCATCAAAGATGAGAATGTGCTGAAAGCGATCGGGAAAGTTCCGCGCCATCTATTTCTCGATAGTGCCTTTGAACGCTTTGCGTATGAGGACCGCCCCTTCAGCATCGGTGCGGGACAGACCATTTCGCAACCATATACGGTGGCCATTCAGAGTGAGCTTTTGCAGGTGAAACGGGGAATGAAGGTGCTCGAGATCGGCACAGGAAGCGGTTATCAGGCATCGGTGCTCTACGAGATGGGTGCCAAGGTTTTCACCATCGAACGCATCAAAGAACTTTACGACCGCACCAGCAAATTGCTGCCGAAGCTCGGCTACTTGGTAAAGACCTTTTTCGGTGATGGCAATCTGGGCGTTCCTGTTTGGGCACCTTACGACCGCATCATCATTACCGCTGGTGCTCCAATTGTTCCCGAAGGTTTGCTGGGGCAACTGAAGCCTGGCGGCATCATGGTCATTCCTGTATCAAATGGCGATGAGGAGATCATGAAGACCATCACCAAAAAGGAGAACGGGGAATTCGTCATCGCTGAGCACGGCTCATTCCGCTTTGTGCCGCTGTTGGAGGATAAGGATCAGTAG
- a CDS encoding YdcF family protein: MKAFVRFVYFNIVVVMVVSVASCGSTQRAFRNAEPQMPFDVVIVPGVPFDTAWSDVMRMRVLWSYYLYNRGYTKNIIFSGSAVYTPYIESRIMAEYAEKLGIPAEHIFTEERAEHSTENVFYSYYMAKDLGFRNIALATDPFQTKMVKSFAKKKKLDIAYVPAIFDTIHAYYADVTATIDPTWAEVDNFVALPEREGFWKRFAGTMGKNLKYTPDQITDASMKYDDLKR, from the coding sequence ATGAAAGCGTTCGTAAGATTTGTATATTTCAATATCGTGGTTGTCATGGTAGTTTCGGTTGCCTCTTGCGGAAGTACGCAAAGAGCTTTTCGAAATGCGGAGCCTCAAATGCCATTTGATGTGGTGATCGTACCTGGGGTTCCTTTCGACACCGCTTGGAGTGATGTGATGCGTATGCGCGTGCTTTGGAGTTACTATCTGTACAATCGAGGTTACACCAAGAATATCATTTTCTCTGGCAGCGCTGTTTACACGCCTTACATTGAATCGCGGATAATGGCAGAATATGCAGAGAAACTGGGTATACCTGCTGAACATATTTTTACGGAAGAACGTGCTGAACACAGTACCGAGAACGTGTTTTATTCCTATTACATGGCCAAAGATCTGGGGTTCAGGAATATTGCCCTGGCAACCGACCCTTTTCAGACCAAAATGGTGAAGTCGTTTGCTAAAAAGAAGAAACTGGACATTGCCTATGTTCCTGCCATCTTCGATACCATCCATGCATATTACGCTGACGTTACCGCCACCATCGACCCCACTTGGGCTGAGGTTGACAATTTTGTGGCGCTTCCTGAACGCGAAGGATTCTGGAAAAGATTTGCCGGAACCATGGGTAAGAACTTAAAGTATACGCCCGATCAGATCACCGATGCTTCAATGAAATACGATGACCTGAAACGGTAG
- a CDS encoding YdcF family protein, which translates to MKRFAELFLMLLLLFSSAGLTQAKNVEKKYDAIIVPGFPFEPDGKMNAVYRMRLAWAYELYQQGRTGHIILSGGAVHTPYVESEIFALYLMKMGIPAEALILERQAEHSLENVFYSMEIAEKYGFEHVAVATDWWQSGMIQFLGKLEGHDLSKVDFVPAKFSIVNRYWKSFEFEIDHQMAYESEFVPLVSRETKQQRKLGTHGLLWKPSENVEICFATELNKQ; encoded by the coding sequence ATGAAACGATTTGCTGAACTGTTCCTGATGCTTTTACTACTGTTTTCTTCTGCTGGCCTAACGCAGGCCAAGAATGTGGAGAAGAAGTACGATGCGATCATTGTACCCGGTTTTCCTTTTGAACCTGACGGAAAGATGAATGCCGTGTATCGCATGCGCTTGGCCTGGGCCTATGAACTCTATCAACAAGGTAGAACGGGTCATATCATCTTGTCTGGAGGAGCAGTTCATACACCCTATGTTGAATCCGAGATCTTTGCGCTTTATCTTATGAAAATGGGAATTCCGGCAGAGGCGCTTATACTCGAACGGCAGGCTGAACACAGTTTGGAAAACGTTTTCTATTCGATGGAAATTGCTGAAAAATACGGTTTTGAGCATGTTGCGGTAGCCACCGATTGGTGGCAGTCGGGCATGATTCAGTTTCTTGGTAAACTGGAAGGCCACGACCTGAGCAAAGTGGATTTCGTTCCCGCCAAATTCAGCATTGTGAACCGTTACTGGAAGTCTTTCGAATTTGAAATTGATCACCAAATGGCGTATGAATCGGAATTTGTTCCACTCGTTAGTCGTGAAACTAAACAACAACGGAAGTTGGGTACTCACGGACTGCTATGGAAGCCGTCCGAAAATGTGGAGATATGCTTCGCTACCGAACTGAATAAGCAATAA
- a CDS encoding outer membrane beta-barrel protein, whose translation MKKSVLFTLLLLFLSSAWAQDSTKVKRNGPFLSIEMGVIFNPSYSFRSLTYQGNWGAENYPNISTIQSGDVGIFAPNVGLRISLILHQNMGVEFGLGYSKKGYVYDAIRSGYASSRLYDRYDFLYRMQYVEAPLKFIVRTGGSRVRFRAGIGLVTQVLVQADKIRTVDPAVGETYVRVEPLTKNPINLAPTVSAGIDVSVTDKFGLRVEPNFQHQLFRNSGDPLEIRYWSAGVSLTAYFNRVSK comes from the coding sequence ATGAAAAAGTCGGTTTTGTTTACGCTACTATTGCTCTTTCTGTCATCGGCATGGGCACAGGATAGCACCAAGGTAAAACGCAATGGTCCGTTCCTGAGCATCGAAATGGGAGTGATCTTCAATCCCAGCTACAGTTTCAGAAGCTTGACGTATCAAGGGAATTGGGGAGCGGAGAACTATCCGAACATTTCTACCATCCAAAGTGGCGATGTTGGCATTTTTGCACCCAATGTAGGACTACGAATAAGTCTTATTCTACATCAGAACATGGGCGTGGAGTTCGGGCTGGGATACTCCAAAAAAGGATATGTGTATGATGCGATAAGATCTGGCTACGCTTCATCGAGACTGTACGACCGCTACGATTTTCTGTACCGAATGCAATATGTAGAAGCCCCGCTCAAATTCATTGTCAGAACTGGAGGTTCAAGAGTACGTTTCCGTGCCGGAATTGGTCTCGTAACGCAAGTTTTGGTTCAAGCAGATAAGATCCGGACCGTTGATCCTGCGGTTGGCGAAACGTATGTTAGAGTGGAGCCGCTGACCAAGAATCCGATCAATCTGGCACCAACGGTTTCTGCTGGTATTGATGTCTCGGTAACTGACAAGTTCGGTCTGAGAGTGGAACCGAATTTCCAGCATCAGCTTTTCAGAAACAGTGGCGACCCGCTGGAAATACGCTACTGGTCGGCAGGAGTGTCTCTTACCGCATACTTTAATCGTGTAAGCAAATAG